In the genome of Paenibacillus pabuli, one region contains:
- a CDS encoding PhzF family phenazine biosynthesis protein: MEIEVSTLHAFSDKPLGGNPAGVVLQAGHLSDSQMQEIARQVGFSETAFVMPSDQADFKVRYFTPSDEVNLCGHATVALFYLMEAEQLVDIGTYTLETLAGILKVVIETNGEVYLSQTLPEFGEIVDRQQIADSLHIPLHDLHAELPVQIVSTGLPDILIAVKHVDVLAKIVPDFQLITKICKAHHVIGYHVFALEPDEESTLAECRNFAPLYDIPEESATGTSNGALLCYLQKYQQLPTPHDQTYTIKQGYTMNRPSEILARLTLGSSNEVTQIQVGGVAVQIENIQIHLP, encoded by the coding sequence GTGGAAATTGAAGTAAGTACTTTACATGCATTTTCGGATAAGCCTTTAGGCGGAAATCCCGCAGGAGTTGTTTTGCAAGCAGGACACTTGTCCGACTCCCAGATGCAGGAGATTGCCAGACAAGTTGGATTCTCAGAAACGGCGTTTGTTATGCCATCGGATCAGGCTGATTTCAAAGTTCGTTACTTTACCCCCAGCGATGAAGTTAATCTATGTGGGCATGCAACGGTTGCGCTATTTTATCTGATGGAGGCAGAACAGCTCGTTGATATTGGTACATACACACTGGAGACATTGGCTGGAATTCTTAAAGTAGTTATCGAAACAAATGGTGAAGTATATCTGTCTCAGACGTTGCCGGAGTTTGGAGAGATCGTGGACCGACAGCAGATTGCCGATTCTTTGCATATTCCTTTACATGATTTACACGCCGAATTACCTGTACAGATCGTATCTACCGGACTACCCGATATCTTGATAGCAGTCAAACATGTTGATGTTCTGGCAAAAATCGTTCCTGACTTCCAGCTTATCACTAAAATATGCAAGGCTCATCATGTCATAGGTTATCACGTATTTGCACTTGAACCAGATGAAGAGAGCACTCTGGCAGAATGTCGTAATTTTGCACCTCTTTACGATATACCGGAAGAGAGTGCAACAGGTACATCCAATGGGGCATTGCTATGTTACCTGCAAAAGTATCAGCAACTTCCAACTCCTCATGATCAGACTTATACGATTAAACAAGGATATACCATGAACCGGCCCTCAGAGATTCTAGCCAGATTAACTCTCGGCAGTTCCAATGAAGTCACACAGATTCAGGTCGGCGGTGTCGCAGTTCAGATAGAAAACATCCAAATTCACCTCCCTTAA
- a CDS encoding NADP-dependent oxidoreductase, with product MKAIVIEKFGGAEQLKEKEMPKPACGVNQVLIRIHATSVNPVDFKVRQGHMKEAADSFPLILGGDVAGTVTEAGSNVARFRAGDRVFARPRHFGTYAEYVAVDADIIARIPENLSFEEAAAIPLAAMTAWQALIDHGRLAKGQKVLIHAGAGGVGTYAIQIAKYLGAEVASTASESNEELLRSLGVDHFINYKKEDFSEILSNYDVVLDTMGGDIQRNSFKVLKAGGHLVSLVEQPDEKRAKEAGVTANVFMMEPKGNQLDQLAELAAEGKLRPIIDETYPLSEQGLREAHEKSETHHTRGKLVIRVE from the coding sequence ATGAAAGCCATTGTGATTGAAAAGTTCGGCGGAGCGGAACAATTGAAGGAAAAGGAAATGCCCAAGCCGGCATGTGGAGTAAATCAGGTGCTAATCCGCATTCATGCTACTTCTGTGAACCCGGTGGATTTCAAAGTCAGACAAGGCCATATGAAAGAGGCAGCGGATTCTTTTCCACTTATATTGGGCGGGGATGTTGCCGGTACGGTGACTGAAGCGGGTTCGAATGTCGCAAGGTTCAGAGCGGGAGATCGCGTATTTGCCCGTCCTCGTCATTTCGGGACCTATGCAGAATATGTGGCCGTGGATGCGGACATCATTGCCCGCATTCCGGAAAATTTGAGCTTTGAGGAAGCAGCAGCCATACCACTGGCAGCCATGACAGCCTGGCAGGCACTTATTGACCATGGGCGACTTGCCAAAGGGCAGAAGGTTCTCATTCACGCCGGAGCAGGAGGTGTAGGGACCTATGCCATTCAGATTGCCAAATATCTTGGTGCTGAAGTAGCTTCCACCGCAAGTGAGTCGAATGAGGAATTGCTTCGTTCGCTGGGAGTGGACCATTTTATCAATTATAAAAAAGAAGACTTCTCGGAGATTCTCTCCAATTATGATGTCGTGCTGGACACGATGGGTGGTGACATTCAGCGTAACAGCTTCAAGGTATTAAAGGCCGGCGGGCATCTGGTATCGCTTGTTGAACAACCAGATGAAAAGCGGGCTAAGGAAGCTGGTGTAACGGCCAACGTGTTCATGATGGAACCCAAAGGGAACCAACTCGATCAGCTGGCTGAGCTCGCTGCTGAGGGCAAGCTGAGACCCATCATTGATGAGACATACCCCTTGAGTGAACAAGGACTGCGTGAAGCACACGAAAAAAGCGAAACCCATCACACACGCGGGAAACTGGTTATTCGAGTTGAATAG
- a CDS encoding GNAT family N-acetyltransferase: MKNNIWTGPKVRLRAILPTDWDKFHNNDSDSDCARLCDVINFPRSEDGTKAWAEHQASDGDRIMLAVETLDGVLVGSMSSNNCDTRNGTFTYGVAIFREFWRNGYASEAVKILLRYYFEELRYQKVTAHVYAFNEGSLELHERLGFVQEGKLRDMVFTNGQHYDEYLYGMTKSEYSNMKI, from the coding sequence ATGAAAAATAATATTTGGACAGGCCCTAAAGTAAGATTACGTGCAATTCTCCCAACTGATTGGGATAAGTTCCACAATAATGATTCTGATTCTGACTGTGCTAGACTTTGCGATGTAATAAATTTCCCAAGATCGGAGGATGGTACAAAAGCTTGGGCTGAACACCAGGCATCTGATGGGGATAGAATTATGCTCGCGGTCGAGACTTTAGACGGAGTATTAGTGGGAAGTATGAGTTCGAATAACTGCGATACCCGCAATGGAACTTTTACGTACGGTGTTGCAATCTTTAGAGAATTCTGGCGCAATGGTTATGCTTCAGAAGCTGTAAAAATATTGTTACGATATTATTTTGAGGAGTTACGCTATCAGAAAGTTACTGCACATGTTTATGCTTTTAATGAAGGTTCATTAGAACTTCATGAGCGTCTTGGATTTGTCCAAGAAGGGAAACTCAGAGATATGGTATTCACTAATGGACAGCATTACGATGAGTATCTCTATGGTATGACTAAAAGTGAATACTCGAATATGAAGATATGA